A DNA window from Calliphora vicina chromosome 1, idCalVici1.1, whole genome shotgun sequence contains the following coding sequences:
- the LOC135963647 gene encoding uncharacterized protein LOC135963647, producing the protein MKSFSLFIAIIIQCITLFDVTWGHGMMLSPPGRSSRWRYDKSAPVNYNDNANYCGGFGVQWHTNGGKCGLCGDNYNDPTPRANELGGKYGGSGVIVQTYENTYTANVGVRITANHLGYIYFELCNLDEFGTESEQCFAKNRLKFADGSDEFHIGTTLGLIDSTIVLPSGLSCEHCVLRWTYRAGNNWGICENGTGALGCGPQENFVSCADIRITAPNARSKSITLPKKQIESGEELNDEIPIVVDI; encoded by the exons atgaaaagttttagtttatttattgcAATTATAATACAGTGTATAACATTGTTTGATGTAACCTGGGGACATGGTATGATGTTAAGTCCTCCAGGTAGATCATCTCGTTGGCGCTATGACAAATCAGCTCCAGTTAATTATAATGATAATGCCAATTACTGTGGAGGTTTTGGG GTACAATGGCATACAAACGGTGGTAAATGTGGTTTATGCGGAGACAATTATAATGATCCTACTCCTAGAGCCAATGAATTGGGTGGTAAATATGGTGGTTCCGGTGTGATAGTGCAAACATATGAAAATACCTATACAGCTAATGTGGGCGTTCGCATAACCGCCAATCATTTGGGTTACATTTATTTCGAATTATGTAATTTGGATGAATTCGGCACAGAATCTGAGCAGTGTTTTGCCAAGAATCGCCTAAAGTTTGCTGATGGTAGTGATGAATTCCATATTGGCACCACTTTAGGCTTGATCGATTCCACAATTGTTTTACCCTCGGGTTTAAGTTGTGAACACTGTGTTTTACGTTGGACTTATCGTGCTGGAAATAATTGGGGTATTTGTGAAAACGGCACTGGTGCACTAGGATGTGGTCCCCAGGAAAATTTCGTATCCTGTGCAGATATTCGTATTACAGCTCCCAATGCAAGATCCAAGTCAATAACGTtgccaaaaaaacaaattgaaagtgGTGAAGAATTAAATGACGAGATTCCTATTGTGGtggatatttaa